The Arthrobacter sp. NicSoilC5 genome has a window encoding:
- a CDS encoding pyridoxamine 5'-phosphate oxidase family protein, with the protein MTDSPAGSRTELLNPDECWRYLRSSYIGRLAVINGDVPEIFPVNFSVAGETLVFRTAPGTKLRALLSGAVAALEVDGLNPYATEVWSVVAKGRPEPFDEERMALPDADADREPWEPGIKDHLVAITPTDITGRRFAVRSRTRWWPPVDFSADWL; encoded by the coding sequence ATGACTGATTCGCCTGCCGGGTCCCGGACCGAACTGTTGAATCCCGACGAATGCTGGCGGTATCTTCGGTCCTCCTACATCGGCCGGCTGGCAGTCATCAACGGTGACGTGCCCGAGATCTTTCCGGTGAACTTTTCCGTTGCCGGGGAAACGCTGGTGTTCCGCACGGCACCGGGCACCAAGCTGCGAGCCCTGCTCAGTGGCGCAGTTGCAGCCCTGGAAGTGGACGGGCTCAATCCGTACGCCACGGAGGTCTGGAGCGTGGTGGCCAAAGGCAGGCCGGAACCCTTCGATGAGGAACGGATGGCTTTGCCGGACGCCGATGCCGACCGGGAACCGTGGGAGCCGGGTATCAAGGACCATCTGGTGGCCATTACCCCCACGGACATCACCGGGCGGCGTTTTGCCGTGCGGTCGCGCACGCGGTGGTGGCCGCCGGTCGACTTCTCCGCGGACTGGCTCTAG